The nucleotide sequence TGGACGTGCCGCGGCAGCTGGCCGCGCTCGCCGAAATCCTGAATGAACTGGCCGCCGCCGGTTCGCGCGTGATTGTCTCCGCCCATCCTCGCACCCGCAAGCGGCTCGACGAGGGCAAGGTGGTGCTGCACGAGCGGGTCGAGCTCTTGAAGCCGCTTGGGTTTACCGATTATGTGCAGCTGCAGCGCCATGCCATCGCGGTGCTCTCCGACAGCGGCACGATCAGCGAGGAGTCGTCGATCCTGAATTTTCCCGCCGTCAATATCCGCGAGGCTCACGAGCGGCCCGAGGCCATGGAAGAGGGCTCGGTCATGCTGACGGGGCTTTCGCCGGGGCGTGTGCGGGAGGCGCTGGTCATGCTCAAGGCCCAGCCACGGGGTGAGCCGCGCCTGCTGCGCCCGGTCGCCGACTACAGCATGCCGAATGTCTCGGAAAAGGTGGCGCGCATCATCCTGAGCTACACCGATTACGTGAACCGGAATGTCTGGAGAATCGACGCCAAACCATGAATCCGGGTGGCGTCCAGGTGATCCCCGGCGGCCTGCATCGCGACGCCAGGGGCGCAGTCCAGCATGTGAACGGGTTTTCGTTCAGCCAGGTGGACCGGTTTTATTGCATCGCGCCGGCGGTTTGCGGCGAGATCCGGGGTTGGGTCGGACACCAGCGGGATTGGAAATGGTTCTTTGTGGCGCGGGGTCGTTTCGACCTCGGCTACGTCAAGCCGCGCGTATGGCACGAGCCGGCGGAGGAGGACCGTCCCGTGGTTCTGGCGCTGGCGGATAACATGCCCCAGGTCGTGGCGGTGCCGCCGGGGCACTACACGGCCAGCCGGGCCTTGGAACCAGGTTCGGTTCTGCTGGTATTTTCCTCCGGCCGCATCGAAACGGCGTCCGAGGATGACCACCGCCAACCGCCCGGGGCTTGGCCATTGGCGTCCGGTTCGTGACAAAAAACACGTGCATGATGCATTGTCACCGCGTTGAATCGGCTCTCTCCCCTCTGGGAATGGAAACATGCAGCAAGCCGCCCACCCCCTCCGGATATTAATCATCACGCAGTGGTTCGATCCCGAACCGGCCGACGTCAAGGGTCTGCCCTTGGCGCGGGAACTGGCCAAGCGGGGGCATCAGGTGTCCGTCATCACCGGGTTTCCCAATTACCCGGGCGGAAAGGTCTATCCGGGATATCGGATTCGCGCCTGGCAGATCGAGCACCGGGACAATGTGCGGATCGTGCGCGTGCCCCTCTACCCCAGCCATGGGCAGAGCAAGCTCGGCCGGATCCTCAATTATGTGAGCTTCGCCGTTGCAGCCAGCACGCTCGGTCTGGTGCATGTCGACAGGCCAGACGTGGTCTATGTCTATCACCCGCCCGCGACGGTCGGAATTCCGGCCCTCATTGCGCGGGCCCTGTGGGGGGTCCGCTGGGTGATTGATATCCAGGACATGTGGCCCGAGGCGATCAGCGCCAGCGGCATGATCGGAAACCCGGGGATTCTGCGGGTGATAGGCGCCTTTGCCGGGTACATGAATCGCCAGGCGGATCGGGTCGTCGTTTTGTCGCCGGGATACAAGCGGCGGTTGGTGGAGCAGGGGATGCCGCCGGGGAAAATCGATGTGATACTTAATTGGAGCCGGCTGGATGGCGCGCCGCGCGCGACTGGCGGTCTTAAGCCCGAGGAAGCCGAGCAGATGGCCGGTAAGTTTGTGGTCTTGTTTGCGGGGAACATGGGGCCGGCCCAGGCGCTGGAAAGCGTGGTCGCCGCGGCACAGCTGTGCCGGGATGATCGGTCAATCGTGTTTGCCTTCGTTGGTTCCGGCATCGAGCTGCCTAAGCTGCGCGCCGCCGCGGCCGGCCTGCCCAATGTCCTCCTCCTTCCGCCGCGGCCTCCCCGCGAGATGCCGGCGCTGATGGCGAGGGCGGACTTGTTGCTGGTCCATCTGCGGGACAACGAACACTACGCCAGAACGATCCCCTCGAAGACGCAGGACTATCTGGCCGCGGGCCGGCCGATTCTCATGGCGGTAAGGGGCGATGCCGCCGATCTGATCACCCGGGCCGGCGCAGGTACGGTCTGTGCGCCCGAGAACCCGCAAGAGCTGGCGGCGGGGGTGCGCCAGATCGCGGCCCTGTCGGTCGCCGCGCGGGAAGAAATGGGCCGGGCCGCGCGGGCTTTCTACGAACAGCATTTGTCGTTGCATACGGGCGCGAACGCTTTCGAGTCGGTTTTCCACTCGATCCGGCGGCATTGAAAGTGATGCATGACACAATGATCTCCCCGCTCCCGACGGCCGCCGCGATGCTGGCGGTTTGGGCCACGTCCGCGGCCCTGACCTATGCCTATTATCGGGTGGCCTTGAAGGTAGGTCCCCTGGCGCTGCCGAATCATCGCAGCCTCCATCAAGTCCCTGTGCCCCGGGGCGGCGGGCTGGCGATCGCCACCACGGCGCTGCTGGCCTACGCGGTGTTGCTGGGCACCGGGGGTCTGGATGGCGCGCGGGCGATGATATACATCGGCGGGGGCTTGATCTTCGGCCTATTGGGCGCGATCGATGACCGGCTGGAGCTGTCGCAGAAGCTGCGTCTGGGGGTCCAGCTGATCATGGGGCTTTGGATCTACTCCTGGCTCGGTGGATTCGCCGGCTGGGCGGGCTCTGGCATGCCCCACGTGCTGGGCTGGATGGGGTACGGGCTGCTGCTCGTCGTGTGGGTCTGGCTCTTCAACGCCTTCAACTTTGTGGACGGGACCGATGGCATGGCGGCGGCGGCCACGGTTTATATCGCCGCCGTGATGGCGGCTGTGCTGGCGTTTGCCGGCCTGCACTCGACCGCCCTGGTTTTGTTTGTGCTCGCTGCGGCCAGTGGCGGATTTTTGCTCTTCAATGCGCCGCCCGCCCGGCTGTTCATGGGGGACGCAGGGAGTGCCTTCATCGGATACATCCTGGTTGCCGCCATGGTGGACTCGTGCCGCCAGAACGGGGACCTGGTCTGGATTTGGCTGATCTGCACCGGCTTTTACCTGTGCGACACCACCATCACGACTTCGACCCGCGCCTTGCGCACCCCGCGCTTTTGGGAAGGGCACCGCAGTCATGCCTACCAGAATCTCGCCCGCGTCTGGCACAGCCACGCCAAGGTGCTGGGTCTGGCCCAGATCATCAACTTGCTGTGGCTTTTGCCGTGGGTGGTCGTGGCGATGAAGCTGCCCGGATCCGGCCCGCTGATCACCCTCGTGGCCCTGCTGCCGCTGGCCGTTTTCAGCCTGAAGTTTGGCCCGCTTTACCAGGACAAATAACATGCCAAGACACCAGCACGGCATCGCGGTTTGGGGGCTCGGCCGGCATGCGATAAACAATGTCCTGCCGGCCGTTGCCGCCGGTCCGGGATTCCAGCTGGCGGGGGTTTGTTCGCGCAATCAGGCCGTCGGCGCGGAAGTGGCGCAGCGTTTTCATTGCGCTGCTTGGAACGACGCGGCGGCGATGTTGGCCGACCCGAGGGTGGAGGTCGTGTATATCTGCACGCCGGTGGGGGTGCATCTGACGCATGCGTTGCAAGCGCTCGAGGCGGGCAAGCACGTGATTTGTGAAAAATCCCTGGTCTGCGCTCCCGCCGACGCGGAGCGGCTCATCCGGGCGGCCGATGAGCGAGGGCTGGTCCTTTGCGAAGCGCTCATGTTTTTGCATCACCCCCGCACCGTCGAGTTGCTTGCCTTCCTGGCTCAAAACATGGGCGGCACCGTCCGCTCAATTTCCGCTGACTTTCTGCTGCCTCGGTTGGAATCGCCCGGTTATCGCGCTTCGAAGGCCTTGGGTGGGGGCGCCTTTTGGGACGTGGCCTGTTATCCTGTGGCGCTGGCGACCGCGGTCATGCAGGCTGCCGGCGCCGTGGCCCACGCGTCGTTTGCCGTGGACGTGGACACGGGGGTGGATTGCTCGGGTTCGGCGCGGCTGACCTGGTCCTCGGGTGCGTCCGCCCAGTTGAACTGGGGCTACGGGTTTGCGTACCGCAACCATGCCGTGATCGTGGGGGTCTCGCATGTGGTCGAAATTGGGCGGGTGTTCACCAAAGGAAACGAGGCATTGGATTTCGCGATATATGACTCCCGGGGGCAATTGCTGGAGCGCCGGGTGTCCCCCAGCGCCAACAGCTTTGCCTGCCTGTTGGAAGATGTCCGCCGGGCCGTGGACGATCCGGCGGGGCGCCGCGCGTTGTATGCCCGGGCGATGACGCAGGCCGACACCATGGCGGGAATCCGGCGGCACAGCACCCCGAATTCTCCGGTAAGCGGTCTCGACAGCCAGGACAAATAAGGGCCCGATCGAAGGCTGTCACCAGATGAAACCTATACGAGTCGGATTTGCGGGATGTCACGTGCTGAGCTGGTTCTGCCTCAGGACTGTCGCGGAGCTTTGCCGGGGCTCGGGTGATACCCTGGCCGGGGTCTTCAACCTGCCGCCCGAGGTCGGCCAGAAGCACTCGGCGTATGTTGAGTTCGATGCGCTGGAGCGGGAGTACGGTTTTCCGCACCACCGGGTGCGTGACTTGGCGGAGCCGCCGACGCTGCAGGTCCTGCGCGAGTTGAACCTGGATGTGCTCTTTATCATCGGCTGGCACAAGATCGTGCCGCAGGAGGTGATTGACTCCGCGCGATTTTGTCTGGGCATGCACACCTCCCTGCTGCCGGCGGATCGTGGCAGTTCCCCCGTCAACTGGGCTTTGATCCGGGGTGACCGCCGGGGGGGCATCACCTTTTTTCACCTGACGACCGGGGTGGACTCGGGGGATGTTCTGGCCCAGCGCGGTTTCCGGATTCACCGGCGCGATACCTGCCGCGAGGTCCATCAACGGGCCACCACGGCGGCCATCCGGATGTTGCGTGCGGAATGGCCCTTGATCCGGGCAGGCGTGCCGCCCCGGCTGCCGCAAAACGAGGCGCTGGCGACCTACAATCCCAGGCGCAGG is from Lacunisphaera limnophila and encodes:
- a CDS encoding glycosyltransferase family 4 protein; the encoded protein is MQQAAHPLRILIITQWFDPEPADVKGLPLARELAKRGHQVSVITGFPNYPGGKVYPGYRIRAWQIEHRDNVRIVRVPLYPSHGQSKLGRILNYVSFAVAASTLGLVHVDRPDVVYVYHPPATVGIPALIARALWGVRWVIDIQDMWPEAISASGMIGNPGILRVIGAFAGYMNRQADRVVVLSPGYKRRLVEQGMPPGKIDVILNWSRLDGAPRATGGLKPEEAEQMAGKFVVLFAGNMGPAQALESVVAAAQLCRDDRSIVFAFVGSGIELPKLRAAAAGLPNVLLLPPRPPREMPALMARADLLLVHLRDNEHYARTIPSKTQDYLAAGRPILMAVRGDAADLITRAGAGTVCAPENPQELAAGVRQIAALSVAAREEMGRAARAFYEQHLSLHTGANAFESVFHSIRRH
- a CDS encoding methionyl-tRNA formyltransferase, which codes for MKPIRVGFAGCHVLSWFCLRTVAELCRGSGDTLAGVFNLPPEVGQKHSAYVEFDALEREYGFPHHRVRDLAEPPTLQVLRELNLDVLFIIGWHKIVPQEVIDSARFCLGMHTSLLPADRGSSPVNWALIRGDRRGGITFFHLTTGVDSGDVLAQRGFRIHRRDTCREVHQRATTAAIRMLRAEWPLIRAGVPPRLPQNEALATYNPRRRAADGLINWQAPAEEIDRWVRALTSPYPGAFTHFRGRKLFIWEAKPAKGATAQAPGTIVRVGETIHVATGRGLLELKRLQFEGEPESPAHLFAAVHSPEPGSRLA
- a CDS encoding Gfo/Idh/MocA family protein; the encoded protein is MARFTRTNNMPRHQHGIAVWGLGRHAINNVLPAVAAGPGFQLAGVCSRNQAVGAEVAQRFHCAAWNDAAAMLADPRVEVVYICTPVGVHLTHALQALEAGKHVICEKSLVCAPADAERLIRAADERGLVLCEALMFLHHPRTVELLAFLAQNMGGTVRSISADFLLPRLESPGYRASKALGGGAFWDVACYPVALATAVMQAAGAVAHASFAVDVDTGVDCSGSARLTWSSGASAQLNWGYGFAYRNHAVIVGVSHVVEIGRVFTKGNEALDFAIYDSRGQLLERRVSPSANSFACLLEDVRRAVDDPAGRRALYARAMTQADTMAGIRRHSTPNSPVSGLDSQDK